The DNA sequence CCTCGTACGTCGCGCCGTCGAAGTTCAGCGGCGAGAGCTGGGAGACGACGTCGGTGTGGTGCAGCGGCACGAAGTCGGGGCGGTCGAGCAGCCGGATGAACCCGGCGTGCGGCCAGACGACGCCCTTCGGCCGGCCCGTGGACCCGGACGTGTAGAGCACGTTGAACGCCGTCGCCGGGTCGATCGCCACCTCCGGCGGGGTGCCCGGGTGGCGCGCGGCCTCGGCCAGGGCCTCGTCGACGAGGTAGATCGGGCACTTCGGCAGCCGCACGCGCTCGACGAACCCGGGCGCGCCGACGACCAGCCGCGGCCGGGCGTCGTCGATCACCATCTGCAGCTGGGCGTCGGGGTAGGCCGGGTCGAGCGGCAGGTAGGCCGCGCCCGCCATGAGCGTGCCCAGCCAGAACACGACCGACGCCGGGCCCGGCGGCAGCAGCAGCGCCACGAGCGACTCGGCGCCGAGCCCTTCGGCACGCAGCCAGTTCGCGACGGCGCCGGCGCGCGCGACGAGGCCGGCGTAGGTGAGGACTTCGTCGTGATAGCGCACGGCCACGGCGTCCGGGCGCAGCTCGGCTTGGCGGCGCACCATGTCGTGCAGCAGCACCCGGTTCACCGGCGCGGTCTCCGTCACCGGACGGGCGGGCACGAACGGGTCGCTGGCGGCGACGAGCGCGCCGCAGGTCGCGCCGGGATCGGCGACGGCGTCGGTGAGGAGCTTGACGAGCTGGGCCAGCAGCACCTCGGCGGTGCTGTCGCGGTACACCAGCGTGTCGTGGTCGACGCGCAGCCGGATGTGCGCCTCGCCTTCCAGCGCCGCCAGCGACAGGTCGTACTTCCCCGCGGTGGTCTCGTGTTCGACGACCCGGATCGTCGTGTCGCCTTCGGTCCAGGACAGCTCCTGCTCCGGGAAGTACATGAAGACGCTGTTGTCGATGAGGGACGCGCCGCCGTCGCGGCGGATGTCGCGCAGCCGCGCGGACGGGACGGCCGAGTGCTCGAGCGAGTCGAGCACCTGGTCGCGCACGCGGTCGACCAGCGTGCCGAAGGACTCGGTGAAGTCGAGCCTGCTGCGGACCGGCAGCACCCGGGCCAGCAGGTCGACGCGCTCTTCGTCGTCGGGCGTGCGCGCCGCGAACAGCATGCCGGTGGTGCCGTCCGCGCCGGCGCTCCACGCGTGCAGCAGGGTCAGCCACGCGCTCAGCACGACCGTCGCGGGCGAGGCCAGCCGCTCCCGGGCCACCGCGCGGACGCGCTCGAGGACGTCCTCGGTCAGCACGGCCTCGCGGAAACCGGCCGGGCCCGGCACCGAGCCGGGGCGGTTGCGGTCCGCAATCGGCGCGAGCGACGGCGGCTGGTCGGCCAGCAGCCCCGACCAGTACGCGGTCAGCTCGCTGTCCGGAACATCCACAGTGGACTCAGTGGACTCAGCGGACTCAGCGGACTCGGCGATCGCCAGCGGCGCGTCCCACGGCAGCCGCCCGGCGACGCGCTCCCGGTAGGCGTGCACCAGGTCCCGCGCCACGATGCCCTGCGACCAGCCGTCGGACACGACGTGGTGCACGGCCAGCACGAACAACGCGCCGTCGTCGGCGTGCAGGAGCGTGCCCCGCACCAGCGGCGCGGAACCGAGGTCGAACGGCTGGGCGGCGATCGCCGCGGCCCACTCCAGCGCCGCGGCCCGGTCGTAGCGGCCGGGACGCCGGTGCTCGACGAACGGGACGGGCGGGCGGTGGTGCACCACCTGCACCAGCTCACCGCTGTCGGCGACGAACGCGCTGCGCAGGTTCGGATGCCGCTCGACGAGGTCGCCGAGCGCGATCCGCAACGCCGCGACGTCGACGCCGGGGGTGAACTCGAGGTCCAGCGGGATGGTGAACCGGGCGGACTCCGGTTCCCGCTGCATGGCGAGCCACACCTCGGTCTGCTCGGCCGTCGCGGGCCTGCGCGTCTCGATCACGGGGTTCCTTTCGTGTGGCGGAAGCCGGTCAGTCGGTCGCCTGGCGCCGCACGACGAAGTCGGCGATCGTGCTGATGGACCGGAAGTTCACCGGCGTGAAGTCGGTGTCGGAGATGGGCACGCCGAACTGCTGCTCGCAGCGGGCGCGCAGCTCGACGAAACCGAGCGAGTCGAGCCCGAGCGTCTCCTGCAGGCTGTCGTCGGCGTGGATGCCGTCGGCCGGGACGTCGACGTACAGGTCGGCGACCAGGATCTCGCGCAAGGTGTTTTCCAGGACGGCTTTCGGGGACATGGGCGCTTGCCTCACTCTCGGGTTCCGGCGGGCAACGGCGTGCCCGCGTCGTGGCGGGCCCGGCGCACGAGCTCGTCGGTGGCCGGGGTCGGGATTCCGTGCCGGGCCCCGGCTTCCCGGACCGGGCCGGCGATCGCGTCGAGCTCGCCCGGCGCGCCGCGTTCGACGTCGCGCTGCAGCGACGTGCGGGTCCGGCCGGGCGCGCGGGTGAGCGCGCGCAGGACGCGGCCGCGGTCCAGCCGGGCACCTTCGGCCCGGCCGGCTGCGCACGCTTCGTCCGCGCACGCGAGCATCAGCCGGGTCAGGTCCTCGTCGGCGCGGACGGCGTCGAGCGGCCCAGCGGCGCACGTCGTGGCGAGCGCGAGCGGCGCGAGCAGGGTGAGCTTGCGCCAGAGCACGTCGGCTTCGGAGCCGCCGTCGGTGCAGCCGATCCCGGCCGCGGCCAGCGCCTTGACGACGACCTCGGGCGCCCCGGCCAGCTCGATCTCGGTGAAAAGGGAATCCTGGCGGACCTCGCCGACGGCGGTGCGCGTGGCTTCGATCCGGATCGCGCCCGCGATCACGCGGTCGCCGAAGCGGTCCCGCAGCGGCGGCAGGTGCCCGGTGCCGTTGAGCAGCGGGACGACGACGCCGACGTCGGCGGCCACGCCGGTCAGCGCGCCGGGCAGGTCGGGGTGCTTGACGCAGACCCACAGCACGTCGGCGGGCTCGGTCAGGCGCGTGCCGGCCGGGACCGCGACGGTGAAGCCCGCGCGGAGTCCCTGCTGAACGCCGACCACGCCGCCGTACCGCGCGAGGGCGGCCGGTCGCAGCAGGAGGGTGACGTCTTCGCCGCCGCGGGCGAGGGCGGCGGCGAGCGCGAGCCCGACCCCGCCGGCGCCGAGGACCGCGTGCCGGCTCATGCGGACCGGCGGACCGAGCGCGGCGTGATGTCGCGCCACGTCCCGGCGACGTGGTCGAGGCAGGCCTCCTCGGTGCCGGTGAACCCGGCGGCCTCCCAGCCCGCCGGGAGATCGAGCCCGGCGGGCCACACCGAGTACTGCTCTTCGCCGTTCACCACGGCGATGTACGTGGCCTCGTTCGTCTCCGGCACTCTCGCCCCCACTACGCACCACCCGTCGGGCCCGGGTGCCCCCGGACCGCTGCCGGATTCGACGTTAGCGACTCGTCGGGAACCGCCCTTCTCCATTTCTGCGTATTCTCGCGAGCGCGCCCGGTGCGGCCGATAAGATATTCAAAAATGCTGTGATTTGAGACACCTTTCGTTTTGGTTGCTGTAGTCGGCCGGTGACTGCCACTGTGAGGCACAAGGACGGCAGTCCTGTCATAGTCACACTTTGGGGGTCGTTTCGTGGTGCGGTGGGAAGGCGAAGAGGGCGACCGCGAGGTCCGGACGCTCAATCCGTCCCAATCGAATCCGCGCCTGCGGTACGAATTCGACCGCGGCAGTGGTTACGAGACCGAGCTCCGGCTGACCGCCGCGCTCTCGGCGCTGATTCCCGAAGACGAACTGCTGCACTCCGACCACCGCTTCTTCCAGATCCTGCACCTGCTGACCGAGTACTGCTGGGTCGCCGTGCACCACAGCCTGTGCGACCTGACCGGGTCCCTCGCGAAGGGCGACCCGATCATGGCCACCCGGCACCTCGTCCGCTGCGCCGACACCGCCGGGCTGACCGTCGAATGCCTGCGCGTGATGACGAACTCCCTTTCGCAGGTGTCGTTCCTGCAGATGCGCAAGGACCTGGCCGGGGCGGCCTCCGGTCTCGCGTCGCCCGGGTCGCGCAACGTCCGGCGCGCCGCGCACGCCGTGTGGGCGGCGTTCGAGGCCGCCGTCACCGCCGCCGGCGTCACGATGGCCGACCTCGTCGAGGCGACCGGCCCGGACACGTCGGCGGCGCCGGCCACGATGCAGCTCGCCGAGGTGATGACCGGCCTCCAGCGGTTCGACACGCAGGTCCTCGAGTGGAAGCAGGTCCACATCAACCTCGTCTGGCAGATGCTCGGGGGCCAGCCGGTCGCCGCCGAGGAGGACCAGGACGACGGCGACCGGCCGCGGAGCATGCGCGGGCGCTCCATCTCCGACCTGGAACGGCTCGCCGTGCGCCCCCTGTTCCCGAAGCTGTGGTTGCAGAACACCGCGGTCTACCGCGCGATGAGCGCGGTGGCCCCTGAAGAAGAGGCGGCATGACGCAGGAAACGAAACCCCCGGCCCCGCTCACGGTCCTGACGACGGCGCGGACCACGCTGCGGGAGGTCCCGTTCGACGAGGTCCGCGCGATCCTCGCCGGCGAACCCGGCGCGGGGAAGTGGGCCTGGGCGCCCGGTTACCCGTTCGACGGGACGGTCGGCGGCGCGAAGCTCGTGCTGCGGATGGTCACCGCCGACGCCTACCGGCCGGGCTTCGGCCTCTACCAGGTCGTGGACCACGAGTCCGGGCTCGCCGTCGGCGACGTCGGCTTCCACTCCGCGCCCGACGCGGCGGGGGAGGCCGAGATCGGCTACGGCCTGATCGAGGCGTTCCAAGGCCGCGGCCTGGCCACCGAGGTCGTCGAAGCGCTGCTGACCTGGACGTTCGACCAGCCCGGCGTCACCGCGGTGCGCGCCGAAACCGACGAAGGGCACCTGCCGTCGCGGCGGGTGCTGGAGAAGACCGGGTTCGCGTTCCTCGGTTCCGACGGCGAGACCCGCAAATACGCGAAGCGGCGGGAGCCCGGGTCATGACCAAGGTGGCGGTGTTCGAATCGGCCGACGCGTCCGCGTTGCCGGACCTGCTCGACGCGGCGGCGGACTGGTGCGACCTGGTCGTCGTCAACGCGGGCGGGCGGCCCTGGTCCGCCGACGAGCGGGACGGCCTCGCCGACCTGGCCGAAGTCGTCGACGCCGCCGGGCAGGACGCCGCCACGATCGCCGCCGCCCTGGCCGCCCTCGAGGTCGACGGCGTGCTGACCGTGGAGGACGAGCTGATCCCGCTCGTCGCCGCGGTGGCCGCCCGGCTGGACCTGCCCTACCACGACGAGGCGACCGCCGAAGCGGTGACGCGCAAGGACGTCCAGCGCGCGATCCTTGCCGGCACCGGGCTCGGCGTGCGGGCCGCGTCCTTCACCGACGAAGCCGGGCCGGCCGCCGCGATCGCGGCCGTCGGCTTCCCCGCGGTGCTGAAACCGGTGCGGGGCAACGGAAGCTTCAACATCTTCCCCGTCGACGACGAGGCCGCGTTGCGCGCGGCCCTGGCCGCGGCGGCCGGCGACGCCGGGCAGACGTGGTTGCTGGAGGAGCGCCTGATCGGCGTCCCGCACCCCGAGGGGGACTGGCTCGGCGACCACTTCTCGGTCGAGGTGGCCACCCTGGGCGAAGGTGACCACTGGGCGTTCTGGCTCTCGGACCGCTACCCGCTGCTCCCGCCGCTGCGCGACAGCGGGATGACCGGGCCGTCGCTGCTGCCGTGGGAGACCCAGCGGCTCGCGATCGAGCGGGCCGGCGAGATCCTGACCGCGCTGGGCGTCACGACGGGCCTGGCGCACATGGAGTTCAAGAACACCGCCACCGGACCGCGGCTGATCGAGGTCAACGGCCGGCTCGGCGGGTTCCTGTCGTCGATCGTGCCGCGTGTCAGCGACCTGAACCCGGTGCGGCTGGCGCTGGAGGTGGCCGTCGGCAAGGCCGAGCGCCGCCCGGTGGTCACCACCGGCTACGCGTCCTGCCTGTTCACCCAGGCCCCGGTGGCCGCCCGCCGGATCACCGCGCTCGCCGATCCCGCCGCGCTGCTGCGGGTGCCCGGGGTGTGGCGGGTCGACCCCCGCCGCGTGGTCGGCGACGTGACCGACTACCGGACCGGCCTGCACGGGCGGCTGCAGAACGTGTGGGTCGAAGGCACGACCGCGGCCGGGTTCCGCGCCGCCTCGGCCGCCGCGTCCGCGTTCATCGCCGAGGGCAACCGGTTCGAGTGAGGGAGGCACGATGACGACCGGCGTACCTGTGCTGTGTTTCCCGCCCGCGGGGGCGGGACCGAGCTTCTTCCAGGCGTGGCCGGCCGCGGCGACGGCGCTGCGGTTCACCGCCGTCGAGCTGCCCGGCAAGGAACGGCGGTTCGCCGAGACCCCGGCGACCACCATGGCGGCGCTGCTGGACGCGATCGCCGACGACGTCCTGCGCGAAGTCGGCGACGCCGGACGGGTGGGTGTCTTCGGGCACTCCTTCGGCGCGCGGGTCGCCTACGAGGTCGCCCGGCTGGTGGCGCGCGAACGGCCGGCCGTGGAGCTGACGCTGTTCGCCAGCGGCGCGGAGCGGCCCGGAATCCCGCGGCCGGCACCGATCGCCGGGCTGCCCGACGACGAGTTCGTGATCGCCGTGGCCGAGCTGGCCGGCTACCGCCACCCCGCGATGGACGACCCGGACCTGCGCGAGCTGCTGCTGCCCGCGCTGCGGGGCGACATCGCGGTCGACGAGACCCACCGGCCCGCGGAGGAGACCGGGGTCGGGTTCCCGATCGTCGCGGTCCGCGGCGACGCCGACGAGCTGGTGTCCGCGGCGGCGGCCGCCCGCTGGGCCGAGGTGACCTCGGCGGGCTGCACGACCGCCGAGATCCCGGGCGGCCACATGTACCTGGTCGAGCGGTGGCGGCCCCTGGTGGCGCTGCTGGAGCGGACGCTGGCCGGCGAACAGGCGCGGTCGTGACCGGGCCGGCGCCCCTCGCCCCGCTGCCGGACGTCGCGGCCGTCCGGGATCCGCTGGCGCACCTGGCCGGGACGTCGAGCGCGTCCACTGTGGACCTGGGCGCGGCCGGGCCCGCCGATGTGCTCGCCGCGCTCGGCCTGGTGTTCGGCCGCTACGCGCGCGCCGCGACGCTGGCCGTCGGCGTGTCCGGTGGCGCCACGCTGATCACGGTCGACGAGGACCAGCCGGCCGGGGTGTTCCGCAAGCACGCGGCCACCGCGCCGGCCGGGTCGACGCGCGACCTGCCCACGGTCGGCGTCGTCGAGGACCAGCGGGCGCCGTACCCGCTGACCGTGCAGGTCACCGGGGGGCGGGCGACGGCGCGGTTCGCCGAAGACGCCGTCGCGCCGTGGGCGGCCGCGCAGCTCGGGCGGCACCTCACCGCCGTCCTCACGGAGCTGCGGACCGGGGACCAGGACCGGCCACTCGCCGACATCGCCCTCGAAACCGGTGCCGCGCCGCCGCCGCTGGTGGCCGCCGGGAGCCCGCGCACGATCACGGACGTCTTCGCCGAGCAGGCTCTTCGACGCGCCGGCGCCCCCGCGGTGTCCGGTGAGGACGGCCGGTTCGGTTACGCGGACCTGGCCGGGCGGGCGGAGCGGTTCGCCGCCGGCCTGCGGGAGCGCGGGATCCGGCCCGGCGACCGGGTCGGGATCGTGCACGAACGCGGCGCCGGCCTCGTCGCGCTGCTGCTCGGGGTGCTGCGGGCGGGCGCGGTGTACGTCCCGCTCGACCCGGCCTACCCCGACGGGCGCCTGGCCTACATCGCCGGCGACGCCGGGCTCGCGCTGGTCGTCACCGACGAGGCCGCGGCGGGACGCCTGCCCGGGGTGCCCGCGGTGACGTCGGCGGAGCTGCCGGCCGACGGCGAAGTGCCGGCCGGGCTGGCCGGCCCCGACGACCCGGCTTACGTGATCTACACGTCCGGCTCGACCGGGCGGCCCAAGGGCGTCGTCGTCCCGCACCGCAACGTCGTGGACCTGGTCACGGGGACCGCGGACGGGTTCGGCCTGGCCGGCACCGACGTCTGGACGTGGTTCCACTCCGTGGCGTTCGACTTCTCGGTCTGGGAGATCTGGGGCTGCCTGCTCACCGGCGGCCGCCTGGTCGTCGTGCCTGAGTGGACGCGGCGCTCGCCGGACGAGTTCGCCGCGCTGCTGCGGGACGAGCGCGTCACGGTCCTCAGCCAGACGCCGTCGAGCTTCGCGCAGGTGATCGAGACGCAGCTGCGGCGCTCCGACGACCTCCCGCTGCGCCTGGTGATCTTCGGCGGCGAGCCGCTCGACGCGTTCGCGCTGCTGCCGTGGTTCGACCGGTACCCGCAGACGCGCTGCCGGCTGGTGAACATGTTCGGCATCACCGAAACCACGGTGCACGTCACCGCGCAGACGGTGACCCGCGCGGACGCGCTGGCCGGTTCACGTTCGGTCGGCCACGCCATCCCGGGCTGGGACGTCCAGGTCGTCGACGCGCGCCACCGGCCGTTGCCCCCGGGCGTGCCGGGCGAAATCGCCGTCGGCGGCGCCGGGCTGGCCCACGGCTACCTCGGCCGTCCGGAGCTGACGGCCGAACGGTTCGTCACCTTGGCCGGCCGCCGGGTCTACCTGAGCGGCGATCTCGGCCGCCTGCTGCCGGACGGCCGCCTGGAGCACCTCGGCCGCCTCGACAGCCAGGTCAAGCTGCGCGGCTACCGGATCGAGCCGGACGAGATCCGCAAGGTCCTGCTGGCCGAGCCCGGCGTCGTCGCGGCCGCGGTCGTCCTCGCCGCCCCGGGCACCGCCGAAGCCCGCCTCGACGCCTACGTCGTCCTCACGGACGGCACCCCGGACGCCTTGCGGACCCGCGCGGCCGCGTTGCTGCCCGAGTACATGGTGCCCTCGACGTTCACCGCGGTGCCCGCGCTTCCCTTGACGGTCAACGGAAAGCTCGACGAAGCCGCCCTGCCCGAGCCGGTCCTCGGCGGTACCCACTCGGCGGCCCCGGCCGAAGACGGAGACGTCGTCCTGGCCGCGTGGCGAGCGGTGCTCGGCGGGACGATCGGCCCGGACGACCATTTCTTCGACAGTGGCGGCAACTCCCTGCTGGCCGCGAAAACCCTGGCCGCTCTCCGGGACGCCGGCCTGACGGTCGGCATCCGGGACCTCTACGGCCACCCCACCCCACGCCGTCTCGCTGCACACCTCGCCGAGAAGTCCGAAGAGAAGGAAGCCCAGCCGTGACCACTCCGCACCCGCAGCCCGACCTCGCCGACCTGGTCCGCCGGACCTGGGTCCGCGTGCTGGGCCACGACCGGTTCACCGACGACGACTTCTACTTCTCGGTCGGCGGCAACTCGCTCGGCGCGACGCGGGTGATGGCGGCGCTCGGCCGCGAGGTCGGCACCCGGCTGCCGGTCCGGATGCTCTTCGACCACCAGACCGTGGCGACGCTCGTCGCCGCGCTGACCGCTCGGCTGGAGGCGAACGCGGCATGAAGGGCCTGAGCCGGATCGCCGCGTTGTCGCGGGCCGCGCGCTGGCTGATCGCCACCAACGGGATCAGCGCGCTGGGCGCGGGCATGGTGATGCCGTTCCTCTGGATCTACCTCACCGAGGTCCGGCACCTGCCCAC is a window from the Amycolatopsis sp. NBC_00355 genome containing:
- a CDS encoding acyl carrier protein, with amino-acid sequence MTTPHPQPDLADLVRRTWVRVLGHDRFTDDDFYFSVGGNSLGATRVMAALGREVGTRLPVRMLFDHQTVATLVAALTARLEANAA
- a CDS encoding ATP-grasp domain-containing protein, whose protein sequence is MTKVAVFESADASALPDLLDAAADWCDLVVVNAGGRPWSADERDGLADLAEVVDAAGQDAATIAAALAALEVDGVLTVEDELIPLVAAVAARLDLPYHDEATAEAVTRKDVQRAILAGTGLGVRAASFTDEAGPAAAIAAVGFPAVLKPVRGNGSFNIFPVDDEAALRAALAAAAGDAGQTWLLEERLIGVPHPEGDWLGDHFSVEVATLGEGDHWAFWLSDRYPLLPPLRDSGMTGPSLLPWETQRLAIERAGEILTALGVTTGLAHMEFKNTATGPRLIEVNGRLGGFLSSIVPRVSDLNPVRLALEVAVGKAERRPVVTTGYASCLFTQAPVAARRITALADPAALLRVPGVWRVDPRRVVGDVTDYRTGLHGRLQNVWVEGTTAAGFRAASAAASAFIAEGNRFE
- a CDS encoding non-ribosomal peptide synthetase codes for the protein MTGPAPLAPLPDVAAVRDPLAHLAGTSSASTVDLGAAGPADVLAALGLVFGRYARAATLAVGVSGGATLITVDEDQPAGVFRKHAATAPAGSTRDLPTVGVVEDQRAPYPLTVQVTGGRATARFAEDAVAPWAAAQLGRHLTAVLTELRTGDQDRPLADIALETGAAPPPLVAAGSPRTITDVFAEQALRRAGAPAVSGEDGRFGYADLAGRAERFAAGLRERGIRPGDRVGIVHERGAGLVALLLGVLRAGAVYVPLDPAYPDGRLAYIAGDAGLALVVTDEAAAGRLPGVPAVTSAELPADGEVPAGLAGPDDPAYVIYTSGSTGRPKGVVVPHRNVVDLVTGTADGFGLAGTDVWTWFHSVAFDFSVWEIWGCLLTGGRLVVVPEWTRRSPDEFAALLRDERVTVLSQTPSSFAQVIETQLRRSDDLPLRLVIFGGEPLDAFALLPWFDRYPQTRCRLVNMFGITETTVHVTAQTVTRADALAGSRSVGHAIPGWDVQVVDARHRPLPPGVPGEIAVGGAGLAHGYLGRPELTAERFVTLAGRRVYLSGDLGRLLPDGRLEHLGRLDSQVKLRGYRIEPDEIRKVLLAEPGVVAAAVVLAAPGTAEARLDAYVVLTDGTPDALRTRAAALLPEYMVPSTFTAVPALPLTVNGKLDEAALPEPVLGGTHSAAPAEDGDVVLAAWRAVLGGTIGPDDHFFDSGGNSLLAAKTLAALRDAGLTVGIRDLYGHPTPRRLAAHLAEKSEEKEAQP
- a CDS encoding GNAT family N-acetyltransferase, whose translation is MTQETKPPAPLTVLTTARTTLREVPFDEVRAILAGEPGAGKWAWAPGYPFDGTVGGAKLVLRMVTADAYRPGFGLYQVVDHESGLAVGDVGFHSAPDAAGEAEIGYGLIEAFQGRGLATEVVEALLTWTFDQPGVTAVRAETDEGHLPSRRVLEKTGFAFLGSDGETRKYAKRREPGS
- a CDS encoding thioesterase II family protein, whose translation is MTTGVPVLCFPPAGAGPSFFQAWPAAATALRFTAVELPGKERRFAETPATTMAALLDAIADDVLREVGDAGRVGVFGHSFGARVAYEVARLVARERPAVELTLFASGAERPGIPRPAPIAGLPDDEFVIAVAELAGYRHPAMDDPDLRELLLPALRGDIAVDETHRPAEETGVGFPIVAVRGDADELVSAAAAARWAEVTSAGCTTAEIPGGHMYLVERWRPLVALLERTLAGEQARS
- a CDS encoding acyl carrier protein, which codes for MSPKAVLENTLREILVADLYVDVPADGIHADDSLQETLGLDSLGFVELRARCEQQFGVPISDTDFTPVNFRSISTIADFVVRRQATD
- a CDS encoding MbtH family protein, yielding MPETNEATYIAVVNGEEQYSVWPAGLDLPAGWEAAGFTGTEEACLDHVAGTWRDITPRSVRRSA
- a CDS encoding ketopantoate reductase family protein, whose protein sequence is MSRHAVLGAGGVGLALAAALARGGEDVTLLLRPAALARYGGVVGVQQGLRAGFTVAVPAGTRLTEPADVLWVCVKHPDLPGALTGVAADVGVVVPLLNGTGHLPPLRDRFGDRVIAGAIRIEATRTAVGEVRQDSLFTEIELAGAPEVVVKALAAAGIGCTDGGSEADVLWRKLTLLAPLALATTCAAGPLDAVRADEDLTRLMLACADEACAAGRAEGARLDRGRVLRALTRAPGRTRTSLQRDVERGAPGELDAIAGPVREAGARHGIPTPATDELVRRARHDAGTPLPAGTRE